One stretch of Bacillota bacterium DNA includes these proteins:
- a CDS encoding IS3 family transposase (programmed frameshift): MPRSHPPYPAEFRSQAVELVRTSGKSILEVSRELGISGEGLRRWVRQAEADAGRGRPGDLTTDEKAELQRLRRENRVLREEREILKKAGGLLREGERDPVSRYRFIEVEKANHAVSLMCRVLTVSRAGYYAWRQRGPSHRARKDTALTERIRSIHRASRGTYGAPRVRAKLAMEGVATSRKRIARLMRASGLSGVRRPRRRVRTTIVNPAAPVAANLVAQNFVAEAPNQLWFGDITYVPTQEGWLYLATLMDCYARRVVGWSMADHLRTELALSALDMAIRRRRPRPGELVHHTDRGCQYTSSVYQAALAGAGITASMSRKGECLDNAVAESFFATLKAELIERRTWRTRAEAAQAIFEWVEVFYNRQRLHSGLGYSSPTEYEERVRAEKVA, translated from the exons ATGCCAAGAAGCCATCCCCCGTATCCGGCTGAGTTCCGGTCTCAGGCTGTTGAGCTGGTACGGACGAGCGGCAAGTCGATCCTCGAGGTTTCGAGAGAACTTGGGATCTCGGGCGAGGGGCTGCGTCGCTGGGTGCGCCAGGCCGAAGCCGATGCCGGTCGTGGCCGGCCGGGCGACCTGACCACTGACGAGAAGGCCGAACTGCAGCGCCTGCGTCGGGAGAACAGGGTCCTGCGCGAGGAGCGCGAGATCCTAAAAAAAGCCG GCGGCCTTCTTCGTGAGGGAGAGCGAGACCCGGTGAGCCGGTATCGGTTCATCGAGGTGGAGAAGGCGAATCATGCGGTTTCGCTCATGTGCCGTGTGCTGACGGTCTCGCGGGCCGGATACTATGCCTGGCGGCAGCGTGGTCCGTCACATCGGGCCCGGAAGGACACGGCCTTGACGGAGCGCATTCGCTCCATCCACCGAGCCAGCCGGGGGACCTACGGGGCGCCCAGGGTGCGCGCCAAGCTTGCCATGGAAGGCGTGGCCACCTCGCGGAAGCGTATCGCCCGGCTGATGCGGGCGAGCGGCCTCAGCGGCGTCCGCCGGCCGCGGCGCCGGGTACGGACGACGATTGTCAACCCCGCCGCGCCGGTCGCCGCCAACCTGGTGGCCCAGAATTTCGTGGCCGAGGCTCCAAACCAGCTCTGGTTCGGAGACATCACCTATGTGCCGACCCAAGAGGGCTGGCTGTACCTGGCGACGCTCATGGACTGCTACGCGCGGCGCGTCGTAGGCTGGTCGATGGCCGACCACCTGCGCACGGAGCTCGCCCTGAGCGCTCTGGACATGGCCATACGGCGTCGCCGCCCTCGGCCAGGCGAACTGGTGCACCACACCGACCGCGGCTGCCAGTACACTTCGTCGGTCTACCAGGCGGCCCTGGCCGGCGCCGGGATCACTGCCTCGATGAGCCGGAAGGGCGAATGCCTCGACAACGCGGTGGCGGAGAGCTTCTTCGCAACGCTCAAGGCGGAGCTGATTGAGAGGCGGACCTGGCGGACGCGGGCCGAGGCGGCGCAGGCGATCTTCGAATGGGTCGAGGTCTTCTACAACCGCCAGCGGCTACATTCCGGCCTCGGCTACTCATCCCCCACGGAATACGAAGAACGGGTTCGAGCAGAGAAGGTAGCGTAA
- a CDS encoding nucleotide sugar dehydrogenase, protein MRKSKDPDISHIALASQEISKRLHAGMLIILQSTTYPGTTEDLIDHVVREEGYEPGKDVFICFSPERVDPGNKGYGLGNTPRVVGGITPECTRRGVDFWSNVVSEVVPVSSSRVAEMVKLLENTFRASNIGLVNEMAVMCERMGIDVWEVIDAAATKPFGFMPFYPGPGIGGHCIPLDPMYLAWKAKAYGFFNRFIELAGEINGNMPRYIVMKVHEALNLCGKAPRGSSVLILGVAYKRDVADLRESPGIEILRLLRAEGARADFNDPLVPQLSEAEEVLSSVSLTEQFLSSYDCVLLVTDHSSYDYRFIAASSRLVVDTRNAFRGIPGHFES, encoded by the coding sequence TTGAGAAAATCAAAAGACCCAGATATATCTCATATTGCACTTGCTTCTCAGGAAATAAGCAAGAGATTGCACGCCGGGATGCTAATAATCTTACAGAGCACAACATATCCAGGCACAACGGAAGACCTCATTGACCATGTGGTTAGGGAGGAAGGCTATGAACCGGGTAAGGACGTGTTCATTTGCTTTTCCCCCGAGCGAGTAGACCCAGGGAACAAGGGTTATGGCCTTGGCAATACCCCTAGGGTTGTCGGTGGGATTACACCAGAGTGCACAAGGCGAGGCGTCGACTTTTGGAGCAACGTTGTGAGCGAAGTTGTCCCAGTCAGCTCCAGTAGAGTGGCTGAAATGGTCAAGCTACTCGAAAATACCTTCCGGGCTAGCAACATCGGGCTTGTTAACGAAATGGCTGTAATGTGTGAGCGGATGGGCATCGACGTGTGGGAAGTCATCGACGCTGCGGCAACGAAGCCGTTCGGGTTCATGCCATTCTACCCTGGGCCGGGGATCGGGGGTCATTGCATCCCCCTCGACCCTATGTATCTAGCGTGGAAAGCCAAGGCGTATGGGTTTTTTAACCGCTTCATCGAATTAGCCGGAGAGATTAATGGCAACATGCCTCGTTACATAGTAATGAAAGTACACGAAGCTCTGAACCTATGCGGTAAGGCGCCAAGAGGCAGTTCGGTGCTCATCTTAGGGGTCGCATATAAGCGAGACGTGGCTGATCTACGGGAGTCTCCGGGGATTGAGATCCTCAGACTTCTTCGAGCTGAAGGGGCACGTGCTGACTTCAATGACCCTCTTGTCCCCCAGCTCAGCGAGGCGGAAGAGGTTCTGAGCAGTGTCTCGCTAACCGAGCAATTTTTGTCATCATATGATTGCGTCTTGCTGGTGACGGACCACTCTAGCTACGATTACCGATTTATAGCAGCTAGTTCGCGGTTAGTCGTAGACACCCGCAATGCATTCCGGGGCATTCCGGGGCATTTCGAGTCATAG